From the Terriglobia bacterium genome, the window CGCCCTCGATTTCATTGTGAATTGCGTAAGCCTTTCGGCGGCCCATAAATTCCAGGCTGAATGTGGACTTTTGCTTTTGGGATTTGGTTGGACTCTTCCTTCCCATCGCACTTTTCTTGAATCGGTCGATTTCGCTAACAAAGTGGGCGATCTGTCCTTGAAGATGAGCGCCATCAACCCGCCCGATTACAATCATCTCCGTCTCTTTCTTGTCCGGCCAGATCACCGTGTTCCAGTTCTTCCCGCGATATGCGGCCACAAAGGCCGATTTCCCAATACCGGAACGCCCTCCTCCTATCTTGCCGCTGTGCGCGACATAGACTTGGCCTTGGCTGTCGCAAACGAAGGCTCCGCCCGTCCTCCGATTAAAGCCCTTCACGGTCGGATTGACCTGACCTGTGATCGAGAACGCCCGATGCTTAGTTGCATCTTTTAACCCGAAGCAGCACCAATATCGCGCATCCTTTGCGCGTACGCGCAGGAGCGTCCAGAACCTCAGGCGAGGATTCCAGTAGACTGGATACTTTCCCCTCCCACCTTGCCAGCCAACGAATCGGGTTAATTTCAAACATCCCTGAGTAAGATTCTGGGAGAGCAGCTTAAACGCTTTCCTAGTTTCTTTTTTATCCGTCAGCGGTCTGAGATTCATATGCGAATCGCCTTTACATCTTCTGTCCGACCCCGTAAATTATCGCAAGTGTATCTTATCCGCAGGAGTTAATCATCAGAGTTAAATCGTCCATTATTGCCGTAGGGCCTCTCGCGTTGTTCCGGCTATAATCGGCGTGTCCAAGCCATGCCAGATACCCCTGAAGCCCGAGCACGGCAGAATATCGACCAGCTTCTTACCGACGCTGGTTGGGTCGTGCAATCTCGTGATGAGGCAAACGTAGCTGCTGGGCGCGGCGTCGCCATCCGCGAGTTTCCCATGAAGCCCGGATTCGGCGAGGCTGACTACCTTCTCTACGTGGACAGCCAGGCGGTTGGCGTCGTGGAAGCCAAGAAAGAGGGCAGCACTCTGACCGGGTTCGAAGGGCAAACGGCAAAATACAGCGAGGGGCTTCCTGACTCGCTGCCTGCTCCCCGGCGTCCGCTGCCGTTCTGTTATCAGAGCACCGGGATCGAAACCCGCTTCACAAATCTTCTGGAACCTGACGCCGCCAGCCGAAATGTCTTCTCCTTCCATCGGCCAGAGACACTGGCGGAGTGGCTGGGCGATGAACTCAGCCAGCCCGGCTCAACCGTCAAGGCCCGCATCCGGCAGGTGCCCCCTTTGGCGGAACAGGGTCTACGCCCAGCCCAAATTCGGGCGATCAAGAATCTGGAGTTATCCCTCGGGCAAGGAAAGCCCCGCGCCTTGATTCAAATGGCCTCAGGCGGCGGCAAGACCTTCACGGCCTGTAACTTCATCTACAGGCTCATCAAGTACGGCGGTGCCCGCCGCGTGCTCTTCCTGGTAGATCGCAGCAACCTGGGCCGTCAAACGCTCAAAGAGTTTCAGAACTTCCGCACTCCAGAGGAGCAGCGCCTCTTCACCGAGCTTTACAACGTCCAGCATCTTCAATCCAACAAGCTGGACAAGGTCAGCAAGGTCTGCATCTCCACCATTCAGCGCCTCTACTCGATGCTGCAAGGCCAGGAGGAGCTAGACCCAGCGCTGGAAGAACAAGCCGGATTCACACTGGAAGCTCTTCAACGCGAGCCAGCGCCCGTCGCCTACAACCCAACCATCCCCATCGAGACCTTCGATGTCATCGTCACCGACGAGTGCCATCGCTCCATCTACAATCTCTGGCGGCAGGTGTTGGACTATTTTGACGCCTCCATCATCGGCCTTACGGCCACGCCCTCGAAGCAGACCCTCGGCTTTTTCAACCAAAATCTGGTCATGGAATACAATTTCGAGCAGGCCGTCGCCGACGGCGTGAACGTGGATTTCGACCTCTACACCATCCGCACGCTGATCAGCGAGCACGGCTCCACCATCAATGCCGGGTATTACGTGGACTTCCGCGACCGCGAGACCCGCCGCGTCCGCTTCGCCAAGGCCGATCAGGACATCCAGTACAATGCCGACGAACTGGATCGTCGGGTCGTCGCCAGGGATCAAATCCGCACGATCATTCGCACGTTCAAGGACCGCCTGTTCACGGAGATTTTTCCTGGCCGCACCGACGTTCCGAAGACGCTGATCTTCGCCAAAGATGACTCGCACGCCGAGGACATTGTCCAGATCGTCCGCGAGGAGTTTGGCAAGGGGAATGACTTCGCTCAGAAGATCACCTACCGAACGGGCGCTGCCCGTGTAGCGACGAAGAAGCAGCGACAAGACGGAACGGAATACGAAGAGGTCGCCTGGGTAAACACCGGAATCAAGGCCGAGGATTTGCTCTCCGCGTTCCGCAATAGTTATTTCCCGCGCATCGCCGTCACCGTGGACATGATTGCCACCGGGACCGACGTTCGCCCCCTTGAAATCGTCTTCTTTATGCGGGCAGTGAAGAGCCGCTCCCTGTTCGAGCAAATGAAGGGGCGTGGCGCTCGCGTCGTCACGGAGACGGAGTTAAAGCAGGTCACACCGGACGCTCCGGCCAAAGACCGCTTTGTCATCGTGGATGCCATCGGGATTGACCCCAACGAAATGAACGAGACAAAACCGTTGGAGCGAAAGCGGAATGTCTCCCTCGAAAAGCTCCTGGAGCTTGTCGCTTTCGGGAACCGTGAACCCGACGTCCTGAGTTCGATTGCCTCGCGGCTGGCCCGGCTTGATCGGCAAATGAGCCAGGAAGACAGAGACGAAATTAAGAAAATAACTGGCGATCAATCCATCGCCAACATAGCGAACGGTCTCGTTCGGGCATTGGACCCCGACGAGCAATTCAAGGCCACTCAGAAGGCAAGCGGGAAAGAAGAACCCACGCCGGAAGAGATTGCCAAAGTTTCGCAGGGTCTCTTGACCCAGGCAGCCCAGCCAATCGTTACGAATCCTAAGCTCCGCCAACGGCTAGTTGACCTCAAGAAATCCTTTGAACAGGTTATTGATACCGTCAGCAAGGACCAGCTTCTTTCGGCGCGGGTTTCCAAGGATGGCCGGGACCGCGCTGCCAATCTGGTAAAATCCTTCGAGCAATTCATCGAAGAGAACAAGGATGAGATCACCGCGTTGCAGATTCTCTATAGCCGCCCTTACAAGCAGCGTCTGACCCACGAGCAGCTGAGGGAATTGGCCCGAGCGGTTCAGCGGCCCAAGCAGCCCGGCATTGCTCCGATTGCACCGGAAAGAGTCTGGCAAGCCTACGAGGTCTTGGACAAATCCAAGGTCCGGGGCAGCGCAACGAAATTGATGACCGATTTGGTCTCGCTCGTCCGGTACGCGGTGCACCAGGAAAATGAGCTTCGACCGTTTAAGGACGTTGTTTTCACTCGCTTCGAAAAATGGCTCTCGGACCAAGAAACGCAGGGCCGAAAGTTCACGGAGGAGCAGCGGCAGTGGCTCACCGCAATACGGGACCACATTGCTGCCAGCGTCTCGATAGAGCCGGATGATTTCGAACTGTCGCCATTTTCCCAGTGGGGCGGACTCGGCAAAGCGTACAAAGTTTTCGGTGATGATTTGCAGCCCATCTTAGATCAACTCAATGAGGCACTTGCAGCGTGACGGAACCTACGCAGAAGAACACGCCTCCTGGTTGGATAATGGCGACACTGGGTATCCTTTGTGAAAAACCACAGTATGGATGGACGACGAGCGCAACCGTTGAGGGCACTGGGGCCAAGCTTCTTCGCTCTACTGACATTTCCCGAGGGACAGTCGATTGGGACACAGTGCCCTTCTGTGAGTCGCTCCCCCCTGTAATCGAAAAATATCAGTTGCACAGCGGTGACATTGTTATTACTCGGACCGGAGCCGGGGTAGGAAATAGCCTCCTACTGGAGGACTGTCCGCTCGCGGTCTTCGCATCCTACCTGATAAGATTCAGGCCTCACGCCGCTGTGAGCGCCAAGTACGTTGCATGTTTTTTGAAAAGCCCCTCATATAAGAGCCTCGTCTCCTTGAAATCAGCAGGCATTGCTCAGCCCAATGTGAACGCCAACAAGCTAGCGTTACTTGAGATACCTGTAGCTCCTCGCAAGACGCAAGATGCAATAGTCGCTGAGATTGAGAGGCAATTCACGCGGCTGGATGCGGCGGTCGCTGCGCTTAAGCGCGTCCAAGCCAACCTGAAGCGATACCGCGCCGCCGTCCTCAAAGCAGCCTGCGAAGGACGCCTCGTCCCGACCGAAGCTGAACTCGCCCGCCGCGAAGGCCGCTCCTACGAACCCGCCTCCGTCCTCCTCGAACGCATCCTGGCCGAACGCCGCTCCCGCTGGGAAGCAAACGAGCTTTCCAAACTGAAATCTTCCGGAAAAGCCCCAAAGGATTTTCGTTGGAAAGAGAAATACAAGGTTCCCGGTTCTCCCGCTAGTGGAAATGCGCCAGCGGTACCGGAAGGTTGGGCCGTCGGAAGCCTGGAGCAGCTAACGAGCGCGGTCCGAGTCATTTGCTATGGAATCCTGATGCCCAAGGAAGACATGCCTGACGGTGTCCCATACGTTCGAGTTCTCGATCTGAGGGGCGACAGGATAGACATGGAGAGTTTGAAGAGGACATCGCCAGCCATAGCTCAAGTCTATGCGAGGGCTTCACTCAAGGGGGGAGATGTACTACTCGCGATACGCGGAAGTTATGGTCGTGTTGCCGAAGTACCATTCGCATTGGAGGGCGGGAACATTACTCAGGATACTGCTCGCCTGGAAGTCTCAGAATTGGTTGATCATCGATACATTGCGACTTGCCTCAGAAGTCCCATCGCACAGAGCTATTTCGAGAGAGTGGCACGGGGAGTAGCCGTGAAGGGCGTTAACATCGCAGATGTTAGGTTGTGCCCAATCCCAATCCCTTCATATCCAGAACAGGGGAGAATCGTAGTTGAAGTAGAGAGACGTCTCTCTATCATTGACGAACTCGTGACGCAAATAGATGCTGACTTAAAACGGGCCGCGCGGCTCCGGCAATCGATCCTTAAGAACGCATTTGGCGGGCGTCTCGTGCCTCAAGACCCAAAGGACGAGCCTGCAAGCATGCTGCTCGAACGCATCCGCGCTGAGCGCGACGCAAACTCTCGCAGCGTGAGGTCGAAGAAACAAGCGGGAGAGGTGGTCGTACTGTGAAACCTGCGACGGATTCTAATTTGAATCGCGCCATCACCGATAGTGATGTGGCTGCCATACGCAGCGTGATCGAACGAGCTAAGGATACCGAGTTTTTCCGGGACCGATGGGCACGCAATGTGGCTCCGCCGCCTCCCGAATTTTCCTGCGAACGATTCTGGCATGTCCTCGTGGGCTGCCTTCTTACGACACAGCAGCGTTCCACGAAGGGAAGTCCCGTGGATCGTTTCCTTGATCTAAAAACCTTTCCCTTGGCGTTCGACGCCTGCATGAGCGAAGAATCGGTTCGGCAATTCGTGTCGGATGCCATAACAAATTTCGGAGGTATAAGGAGAGGCGTCACCATCTCTAGCCAGGCAGCCGAGAATTGGAAACGCTTGGACGGAGGGTTTTGGAAGAAAGCTGAGGAATCGTTTAATCTTCTAAAGGCGCAGCGATCACGAGCACCACAGCAAGAGGATCGAATCTTGGAGCGCAAGACAGCCCATTGGGCGGACGCCAGTTTTGCGGGCCTTGGGCCAAAGCAGAGCCGCAATCTTTGGCAATGGCTGGGTCTGACCCGTTATGAAATTCCCCTCGACAGCCGCGTGACGGATTGGGTGAATGGCAATCTTACGAACAAGATCGATCCAAAGCGCCTCAACAATCTCAAGTACTACGAATCGGTTTTGGATTACGTTCAAGCGATTTGTGAGAAAGCCGGAGTATTACCCTGCGAACTGGATGCGGCGGCCTTTGACTATGAGGATCTGGGGCTAGGGAATGGGAAATTCCGAGCGACCACGGAACCTGGCTTTGCCAACCCACATGGGCAAATCACCATTCGCAAAACGGGAACGCCGGGCACGGACCACAATCAATACGTGTACCAGCTTGCCTGTTCGCACTGCGGCCACGTCTACGGTGCGAACGGCAGCGACATCTTCGAACGTAAGTGCCCCAATTGTCAGGGCGGTCGCACAGGCCTTGTGCTGTGAACCACGGAAGATAGGAAAAACGTATGCCAAACGGATCATCTGCCATTGTTCAAAAGCTCTGGAACTATTGCAACATCCTCAGGGATGACGGCCTGTCCTACGGGGATTACGTCGAGCAGTTGACGTTTCTCCTGTTCTTGAAGATGGCCGACGAGCAGATGAAACCGCCATACAGTCGCCCGCGCCTCATCCCAAGCAGCCTGGATTGGTCCAGCTTGGAGCGGCTTGACGGAGACGACCTGGAAACCCATTACCGTCATATCCTCACCGAGCTTGGCAAGAAGGAGGGGATGCTGGGCGTGATCTTCCGGAAGGCCCAAAACAAGATTCAGGACCCCGCCAAGCTGAAACGCCTTATCACCGATCTGATTGGCAAAGAGCAGTGGATGACTCTGGAAGTGGACGTGAAGGGCGATGCCTACGAAGGTTTGCTGGAGAAGAACGCGGCGGACGTAAAGGGCGGGGCGGGACAGTATTTCACCCCTCGTGCGCTCATCAGGGCCGTTGTGGACGTGGTGCGCCCCGCTCCCGGTGAGACGGTGAACGATCCTGCCTGTGGAACGGGTGGATTCCTCCTGGCCGCTTATGACTACGTGAGCCAAAGCTACGAACTGGACAAGACCCAGAAACGGGCGCTTCGCCACAAGGCCCTATCCGGCACCGAGTTGGTCGCTTCGGTCGCTCGCCTGTGCGTAATGAACCTCTTCCTCCACGGCATCGGCGGCGAAGAGTCCCCAATTCGAGATGGCGTTGATGCTCTTGCGCAGACTCCCTCTGTTTTTTACGACGTCGTTCTGACCAATCCGCCCTTCGGTAAAAAGTCCAGCATTACCGTGATCAGCGAAGAGGGGGAAGAGACAAAGGAAGCTCTTACCTACTACCGAGACGATTTCTGGGCCACGACCAGCAACAAGCAGCTCAATTTCCTACAGCACGTGAAGTCCCTGGTAAAGATTCATGGCCGTGTGGCGATTGTGGTGCCGGACAACGTCCTTTTCGAGGGCGGCGCGGGCGAAACGGTGCGGCGTAAGCTCCTCCACGAATGCGATGTGCACACTCTGCTTCGCCTGCCGACCGGGATTTTCTACGCGCAAGGAGTGAAAGCAAACGTCCTCTTTTTCGACCGCAAACCCGCCAGCGAGAAGCCCTGGACCAAGAAGCTCTGGATCTACGACTTTCGCACCAATGAGCATTTCACCCTGAAAACGAATTCGCTCAAGCGCGAAGATCTGGACGATTTCGTCGCCCGCTACCACCCGGAGAACCGCCACACACGCAAGGAAACCGAACGCTTCAAGTCCTTCTCTTACGAAGACCTGCTCAAGCGCGATAAGGTCAACCTGGACATCTTCTGGCTGAAAGACGACAGCCTAGAGGACTCTGCCAACCTGCCTGATCCTGACGTGATCGCCACCGAAATCGCCGAAGATTTGCAAGCGGCCCTTGATCAATTCTGCCTCATCGCCGCCGATTTGAAGCCAAGGTCTTCATAGATGCGCTCGGCAGACGAACTCTTTGCGGCCATTGAACGCCACGACATCATCGGTCCGCCGGGCCTTATTAAGCTCGCCAGCTTGCCTGCCAAAGCCCTGGATAGGCTTTACGATGAGACATTCCACGCCATCTACGATGCTCAGCTGGAAAGGGTAGGGGCGGTGGGGATTGAAACCAACTCCCACGAATAGTACCCTGGGCGGTTTGCCAGCAGGTCCGACGCGGGCGCGTGGATTGAAACTCTTCGATCTCTATGCCGACAGCGCGACGACCCAATCCGAGGGTGAACCTTGGCTGGACGATTGAAATTCCGACCTGTACGCATCTAGCTATTTAATCCGGACGGGGCGAATTCTCTCAGGTGTTCCGTGTACCCGCCGTGTACCTCACTTGGGCGAATTCGCTGTATTTGCCGCTTTTCGCGTCTAATGAAATCAATAACTTACGTGTTCTCAATCCACCTTAGGAGTTCGAATCCCACCCGCGCCTCCACTCTCACCCAGAATGCCTTTCCAGCCGTATTTTTGCGCCAAGGCCCCGCTTCTCTAGAGCAAGCTTGCCCGGTCAGGGCGATGAAGTGCGTGAAATGAGGTCGCAAAGCTCATATCAAAAGGCAACGCGGATCGTTCCAGTCTGGAACAGCGGATGAGCTTTGGGGCATTCTCCGGAAGACGGTTCGCATCCCCGCCCCTTCATCATGGCCTAAGTAATTGATTTTGTGAGCGTTCTGCGCGGCCTCGCGGTCCCGATTGGCTCCTGAGTTGCCCCTTATCTCTAGGGGGTAATGTTTTGCGCTTAGGAGAGAGGTACGCGCCTGCGGCACCTGGGACAAGGGATGCGGCGGGGGTATGCCTGGCGAAGCGGGGTTCCAACGCGTTCGCCAGAAGCCGGCGCAGAGGAGTGGCTTCGTGGAAGCTGAGGCTGCGCGGTTTGGCGATTCTTTTTACGCTGGTCTGTGCGATGGCCTCCTCGCTGGGAGCCGTGACGCTGAATTCCGAGGAGGACGAATACCGCGCCAAGGCCAACTACCTGGCCCAGTTTCCCTACTTTGTCGAATGGCCCGCCAACGCCAGCGATACGACCGACAGCTCATTTCGTTTCTGCGTATACGGGGATTTTCGCTTCGGCACTTCGCTGGCGGAAGCG encodes:
- a CDS encoding DEAD/DEAH box helicase family protein, translated to MPDTPEARARQNIDQLLTDAGWVVQSRDEANVAAGRGVAIREFPMKPGFGEADYLLYVDSQAVGVVEAKKEGSTLTGFEGQTAKYSEGLPDSLPAPRRPLPFCYQSTGIETRFTNLLEPDAASRNVFSFHRPETLAEWLGDELSQPGSTVKARIRQVPPLAEQGLRPAQIRAIKNLELSLGQGKPRALIQMASGGGKTFTACNFIYRLIKYGGARRVLFLVDRSNLGRQTLKEFQNFRTPEEQRLFTELYNVQHLQSNKLDKVSKVCISTIQRLYSMLQGQEELDPALEEQAGFTLEALQREPAPVAYNPTIPIETFDVIVTDECHRSIYNLWRQVLDYFDASIIGLTATPSKQTLGFFNQNLVMEYNFEQAVADGVNVDFDLYTIRTLISEHGSTINAGYYVDFRDRETRRVRFAKADQDIQYNADELDRRVVARDQIRTIIRTFKDRLFTEIFPGRTDVPKTLIFAKDDSHAEDIVQIVREEFGKGNDFAQKITYRTGAARVATKKQRQDGTEYEEVAWVNTGIKAEDLLSAFRNSYFPRIAVTVDMIATGTDVRPLEIVFFMRAVKSRSLFEQMKGRGARVVTETELKQVTPDAPAKDRFVIVDAIGIDPNEMNETKPLERKRNVSLEKLLELVAFGNREPDVLSSIASRLARLDRQMSQEDRDEIKKITGDQSIANIANGLVRALDPDEQFKATQKASGKEEPTPEEIAKVSQGLLTQAAQPIVTNPKLRQRLVDLKKSFEQVIDTVSKDQLLSARVSKDGRDRAANLVKSFEQFIEENKDEITALQILYSRPYKQRLTHEQLRELARAVQRPKQPGIAPIAPERVWQAYEVLDKSKVRGSATKLMTDLVSLVRYAVHQENELRPFKDVVFTRFEKWLSDQETQGRKFTEEQRQWLTAIRDHIAASVSIEPDDFELSPFSQWGGLGKAYKVFGDDLQPILDQLNEALAA
- a CDS encoding type I restriction-modification system subunit M, which produces MPNGSSAIVQKLWNYCNILRDDGLSYGDYVEQLTFLLFLKMADEQMKPPYSRPRLIPSSLDWSSLERLDGDDLETHYRHILTELGKKEGMLGVIFRKAQNKIQDPAKLKRLITDLIGKEQWMTLEVDVKGDAYEGLLEKNAADVKGGAGQYFTPRALIRAVVDVVRPAPGETVNDPACGTGGFLLAAYDYVSQSYELDKTQKRALRHKALSGTELVASVARLCVMNLFLHGIGGEESPIRDGVDALAQTPSVFYDVVLTNPPFGKKSSITVISEEGEETKEALTYYRDDFWATTSNKQLNFLQHVKSLVKIHGRVAIVVPDNVLFEGGAGETVRRKLLHECDVHTLLRLPTGIFYAQGVKANVLFFDRKPASEKPWTKKLWIYDFRTNEHFTLKTNSLKREDLDDFVARYHPENRHTRKETERFKSFSYEDLLKRDKVNLDIFWLKDDSLEDSANLPDPDVIATEIAEDLQAALDQFCLIAADLKPRSS
- a CDS encoding restriction endonuclease subunit S, encoding MTEPTQKNTPPGWIMATLGILCEKPQYGWTTSATVEGTGAKLLRSTDISRGTVDWDTVPFCESLPPVIEKYQLHSGDIVITRTGAGVGNSLLLEDCPLAVFASYLIRFRPHAAVSAKYVACFLKSPSYKSLVSLKSAGIAQPNVNANKLALLEIPVAPRKTQDAIVAEIERQFTRLDAAVAALKRVQANLKRYRAAVLKAACEGRLVPTEAELARREGRSYEPASVLLERILAERRSRWEANELSKLKSSGKAPKDFRWKEKYKVPGSPASGNAPAVPEGWAVGSLEQLTSAVRVICYGILMPKEDMPDGVPYVRVLDLRGDRIDMESLKRTSPAIAQVYARASLKGGDVLLAIRGSYGRVAEVPFALEGGNITQDTARLEVSELVDHRYIATCLRSPIAQSYFERVARGVAVKGVNIADVRLCPIPIPSYPEQGRIVVEVERRLSIIDELVTQIDADLKRAARLRQSILKNAFGGRLVPQDPKDEPASMLLERIRAERDANSRSVRSKKQAGEVVVL